In one window of Solanum pennellii chromosome 2, SPENNV200 DNA:
- the LOC107008863 gene encoding putative F-box protein At1g49610: MNLERKCSVTTMGDQDQSPSSSGDDGHSKGQILENPPQEKVNIETESEETGIDWISELPDALIVQILSLLPIQDAFRTSVLSKRWQYPWTSIDNLIFDNRNTNWSNRENVINKFISFTDNVLPLLCCSNIKKFCLYFRFCLVASYSSKIDKWLEIVLKKKVEDLDLEIWYYDQSPYVLPQVLCNNSSIVKFNCEFCRIPEECVLNWTSLKSLTLTYLFLRDEHVEQIVTNCPQLESLKLCEFCGFHRLHITSPKCRSLQLIDHAHPDGDWGPFGGECSFEVVAPYIQHLKVSGHFDNVEIRLGDLSSLVIADLTFSVDIVFDNTVELLLASVCCANELMIPCWFIEMIYVAVIEKKKDVPLLMRKCKRLTINSWISKNAILGIGVLLKSTPYLENLTILHEEGDFFVWDEYLEEEVFDWLGDNSLSLHENIFKGSLQNLKHVEVTSNCCSCQHKADATERLSEFLKSLLEHAKNLEKLVIAPWHNGCNISSANISKVIKNLLALPRASNIAVVSLGLVSGFDFSGE, encoded by the exons ATGAACTTGGAAAGGAAATGTAGTGTGACAACCATGGGCGACCAAGACCAATCTCCTAGCAGTTCTGGTGATGATGGACATTCTAAAGGCCAGATTCTTGAAAACCCACCTCAGGAAAAAGTGAACATTGAGACAGAAAGTGAAGAAACTGGCATTGATTGGATCAGCGAGCTACCTGACGCTCTAATTGTAcaaattctctctctattgCCCATACAAGATGCTTTCAGAACATCTGTTCTCTCTAAACGTTGGCAATACCCCTGGACTTCTATAGACAACCTTATTTTTGACAACCGAAATACCAATTGGTCCAATAGAGAGAATGTGATTAATAAGTTCATTTCCTTCACAGACAATGTACTACCTCTCCTTTGCTGCTCTAATATTAAAAAGTTTTGTCTATATTTCCGATTTTGCCTTGTTGCTTCTTATAGTTCCAAAATTGACAAGTGGCTTGAAAttgttttgaagaaaaaagtgGAGGATCTTGACCTGGAAATATGGTATTATGATCAAAGCCCCTATGTCTTGCCACAAGTTCTCTGCAACAACTCATCCATTGTAAAATTTAATTGCGAGTTTTGCAGAATACCAGAAGAATGTGTACTAAACTGGACATCCCTGAAGAGTTTGACACTAACCTATTTGTTTCTTCGGGACGAACATGTTGAACAAATAGTAACAAATTGTCCTCAGTTGGAATCGTTGAAGCTATGTGAGTTTTGTGGTTTTCATCGCTTACATATAACTTCTCCAAAATGTAGGAGTCTGCAATTGATTGATCATGCCCATCCTGATGGAGATTGGGGTCCATTTGGAGGTGAATGTTCCTTCGAAGTAGTTGCCCCATATATTCAACATCTAAAGGTTTCGGGGCATTTTGATAATGTGGAAATTAGACTTGGGGACCTTTCATCTTTAGTCATTGCTGATCTTACTTTCTCTGTTGATATTGTATTTGACAATACCGTGGAACTTCTCTTGGCAAGTGTATGTTGtgctaatgagctaatgatccCATGCTGGTTTATCGAG atgatttatGTGGCGGTgatagaaaagaagaaagatgttCCATTGCTGATGCGGAAGTGCAAACGGTTGACGATAAATTCTTGGATTTCAAAAAATGCCATTCTCGGCATAGGTGTTCTCTTAAAGTCAACTCCTTATCTGGAGAATTTGACGATACTTCATGAAGAG GGAGATTTCTTTGTCTGGGATGAATACTTGGAAGAAGAAGTGTTTGATTGGTTAGGAGACAATTCCCTCTCCTTGCATGAGAACATATTCAAAGGCTCCTTGCAGAATTTGAAGCATGTTGAGGTGACTTCAAACTGTTGTAGTTGTCAACACAAAGCTGACGCAACAGAGCGCCTTTCAGAATTTTTGAAGTCCTTGCTTGAGCATGCAAAAAATCTTGAGAAACTGGTTATAGCGCCATGGCACAATGGATGCAATATCTCTTCAgccaatatctcaaaagtgattAAGAACTTGCTAGCTTTACCAAGAGCTTCTAATATTGCAGTTGTTTCCTTAGGATTGGTCTCCGGTTTTGACTTTTCAGGGGAGTAG
- the LOC107009353 gene encoding uncharacterized protein LOC107009353 produces MASLVSKISLTRLFSRIRAPSIAYTLCTATETRTQKLERIADQLLDLNKLEKHDYSILFRHKMGLNRYGPAVSGLGSGSSSSGPGAAAADAKVEEKTIFDVKLDKFDAAAKIKVIKEIRSFTDLGLKEAKELVEKAPAVVKKGVTKDEANAIIEKLKAIGATAVLE; encoded by the coding sequence ATGGCATCTCTAGTTTCGAAAATCTCATTGACAAGACTCTTTTCACGGATCCGTGCCCCATCAATAGCTTACACTCTATGCACAGCTACAGAAACCCGAACCCAGAAGTTGGAGCGGATCGCCGACCAACTTCTGGACCTGAATAAGCTCGAAAAGCATGACTACTCCATCCTATTCCGGCACAAAATGGGTCTTAACCGATATGGACCTGCTGTTTCAGGTTTGGGCTCTGGATCTTCTTCGTCCGGCCCTGGTGCAGCGGCTGCGGATGCAAAGGTGGAAGAAAAAACCATCTTTGATGTAAAGCTTGACAAGTTTGATGCGGCGGCGAAGATTAAGGTGATTAAGGAAATTAGGTCTTTTACTGATTTGGGTTTAAAGGAAGCTAAGGAGTTGGTAGAAAAAGCGCCAGCAGTGGTGAAAAAGGGAGTAACGAAAGATGAAGCTAATGCCATTATAGAAAAGCTCAAGGCAATAGGTGCTACAGCGGTATTAGAATGA
- the LOC107011442 gene encoding pentatricopeptide repeat-containing protein At5g67570, chloroplastic, with the protein MEATTGPPCIPSPSPPIDIGKLKQNLLQKGVDPTPKIIHTLRIKERQKFNRRLAKKAAKEPPPLTDTQKQALAEESYFQAVKSEYKSFKKEVKAKNDERMVGRPWEKIEKLKLQELSSESKVYSGDKLNSEHLWELSNIIESERDKFSWLLDNDVEIKQGWFDNERANWDYRQRRRGEAEIIRFIIDRLSGTGLGVKDYKFSKLMKHSGLQYTEEQMLRLVQGLGEKGQWRHALSVVHWVYTSKEHRRSKSRFVYTKLLAVLGKARRPREALQVFNLMRGDAHIYPDIAAYHSVAVTLGQAGLLKELINIIDYMKQKPEKLKYMRRKNWDPVLQPDLVVYNAVLNACVQSRQWKGVFWVFEQLRRNGLKPNGPSYGLAMEVMLQSGKYDLVHKFFGKMKKSGEALKALSYKVLVKSFWEEGRVNEAIQAVREMEQRGVVGSASVYYELACCLCYHGMWKEAFLEIEKLKMLRRTRPLAVTFSGMILSSMDGGHIDGCICIYEYSKKHCKPDIGIINAMLKVYGKNDMFYKAKELFEWTKTESHGRQLSEDDFSSSLRPDAYTYTSMLESSACSLQWEYFEYVYKEMALAGHLLDQSRHAYLLVEASKAGKVHLLEHAFDAILEVGHIPHPSFFFEILCQATCQHDHERALALIKSMVHVPFQVSKQEWIDLFNSNNGRISHSSLRELLDVICSQSLGSDATIVNLYRALRSVCGSCTSSMLIIDEPAKLTDASAMTADKDGSLYRCSVPANTDELPLQHVQVDEDDCSDEAYDEREKGADGELVSDISHLSHREDERAGTNTIFELSDDELTFDDQPDYLDDIDQLELGMSSDEDDNSSETKVPSAYEILKTWEDMRKKDATFFNFQLGQM; encoded by the exons ATGGAAGCCACCACCGGACCTCCATGTATTCCCTCTCCCTCACCGCCAATAGACATCGGAAAGTTAAAGCAAAACCTCCTGCAAAAAGGTGTCGACCCAACTCCGAAAATTATCCACACACTCCGCATAAAAGAACGTCAAAAATTCAACAGACGCCTCGCAAAAAAAGCCGCTAAAGAACCCCCACCACTCACAGATACCCAAAAACAAGCCCTCGCCGAGGAATCATATTTCCAGGCCGTTAAATCAGAGTACAAAAGCTTCAAGAAAGAGGTGAAGGCCAAAAATGATGAAAGAATGGTGGGAAGGCCTTGGGAGAAGATTGAGAAACTCAAATTGCAAGAGCTTTCCAGTGAGAGTAAAGTGTATTCTGGTGACAAATTGAATTCTGAGCATCTGTGGGAGCTCAGTAATATAATTGAGAGTGAAAGAGATAAGTTTTCATGGCTTTTGGATAATGATGTTGAAATCAAGCAAGGATGGTTCGATAACGAAAGGGCTAACTGGGATTACAGACAACGTCGTAGAGGCGAAGCTGAGATTATTCGGTTTATCATTGATAG ATTGAGTGGGACGGGACTTGGTGTGAAGGATTATAAGTTTTCTAAGTTGATGAAACACTCTGGATTGCAGTATACTGAGGAGCAAATGCTGAGGTTAGTGCAAGGGCTTGGTGAAAAGGGACAGTGGAGACACGCTTTGTCTGTTGTACACTGGGTTTACACCTCTAAGGAACATAGACGCAGCAAAAGCAG GTTCGTGTACACAAAACTGTTGGCAGTTCTGGGGAAAGCAAGAAGGCCCCGTGAGGCTCTTCAAGTGTTCAATTTGATGAGA GGGGATGCCCATATTTACCCTGATATTGCAGCCTACCATAGCGTGGCAGTTACACTTGGCCAAGCTGGTTTGCTCAAAGAGTTAATCAACATCATTGACTACATGAAGCAAAAACCCGAAAAGTTAAAGTATATGAGGAGGAAGAATTGGGACCCTGTTCTTCAACCGGATCTTGTGGTATATAATGCT GTTTTAAATGCTTGTGTACAATCCCGCCAGTGGAAGGGAGTGTTCTGGGTTTTTGAGCAGCTGAGAAGGAATGGTCTTAAGCCAAATGGGCCAAGCTATGGACTCGCAATGGAG GTAATGTTGCAATCTGGAAAATATGATCTTGTCCATAAGTTTTTTGGAAAGATGAAGAAAAGTGGGGAAGCCCTAAAAGCTCTTAGTTATAAAG TTCTTGTAAAATCTTTCTGGGAAGAGGGGAGAGTCAATGAAGCCATTCAAGCGGTGAGGGAAATGGAACAAAGAGGAGTTGTTGGAAGTGCTTCAGTGTATTATGAGCTGGCTTGCTGTCTTTGCTACCATGGAATGTGGAAAGAAGCATTCTTGGAG ATTGAGAAGCTGAAGATGCTACGTCGTACAAGACCGTTGGCAGTTACCTTTTCTGGCATGATTTTATCATCCATGGACGGTGGACATATTGAtggttgtatatgtatatatgaatacAGTAAAAAGCACTGCAAACCTGACATAGGAATCATAAATGCCATGTTGAAGGTTTATGGCAAGAATGATATGTTCTATAAAGCTAAGGAATTATTTGAGTGGACTAAGACAGAGAGTCATGGTCGTCAACTTAGCGAGGATGATTTTAGTTCTTCCCTTAGGCCAGATGCATACACATACACCTCGATGCTTGAGTCCTCTGCTTGCTCTCTCCAGTGGGAATACTTTGAGTATGTGTACAAGGAGATGGCTTTAGCTGGGCATCTGCTTGATCAAAGCAGACATGCGTACCTCTTGGTGGAAGCATCAAAAGCTGGGAAg GTGCATTTGCTAGAGCATGCCTTTGATGCAATTCTGGAAGTTGGTCATATACCACATCCATCATTCTTCTTTGAGATTCTATGTCAAGCTACATGCCAACATGATCATGAAAGAGCCCTTGCTCTAATTAAATCAATGGTTCATGTTCCATTTCAAGTCAGTAAACAAGAGTGGATTGACCTATTCAACAGCAACAATGGAAGAATTAGCCATTCTAGTTTGAGAGAATTATTGGATGTGATATGCAGCCAGAGTTTGGGATCAGACGCGACCATTGTAAACTTGTACAGGGCATTGAGATCTGTTTGTGGATCTTGCACGTCAAGTATGCTTATAATAGATGAACCTGCTAAATTAACAGATGCCAGTGCTATGACAGCTGACAAGGATGGAAGTCTATATAGATGCAGTGTTCCAGCAAATACAGATGAATTACCCCTTCAGCATGTTCAAGTTGATGAAGATGACTGTAGTGATGAAGCCTACGATGAGAGAGAAAAAGGTGCTGATGGAGAGTTAGTTTCGGATATCTCACACTTAAGTCACAGAGAAGATGAGAGAGCTGGGACAAACACAATCTTTGAGCTTTCTGATGACGAATTAACTTTTGATGACCAACCTGATTACTTGGATGATATCGATCAGTTAGAACTCGGGATGTCTAGTGATGAAGACGACAACTCTAGTGAAACCAAGGTTCCCTCAGCGTATGAAATATTGAAGACGTGGGAGGACATGAGAAAAAAAGATGCTACATTCTTCAACTTTCAATTAGGCCAGATGTGA
- the LOC107008868 gene encoding ADP-ribosylation factor-like protein 8a translates to MGIWEAFLNWLRSLFFKQEMELSLIGLQNAGKTSLVNVIATGGYSEDMIPTVGFNMRKVTKGNVTIKLWDLGGQPRFRSMWERYCRAVSAIVYVVDAADPDNLSISSSELHDLLSKPSLSGIPLLVLGNKIDKPDSLSKQALTDQMGLKSITDREVCCYMISCKNSTNIDSVIDWLVKHSKSKS, encoded by the exons ATGGGTATCTGGGAAGCTTTTCTCAATTGGCTTCgaag CCTCTTCTTTAAGCAGGAAATGGAGCTTTCATTGATAGGATTGCAAAATGCAGGAAAAACATCTCTTGTAAATGTTATTGCA ACTGGTGGATACAGTGAAGACATGATACCAACT GTGGGATTTAACATGCGCAAAGTGACGAAAGGAAATGTCACTATAAAATTGTGGGACCTTGGAGGTCAACCCAGATTCCGCAGTATGTGGGAGAGATACTGTCGTGCTGTTTCTGCTATAGT TTATGTTGTTGATGCTGCTGATCCTGATAACCTCAGCATATCAAGTAGTGAACTCCATGACCTGCTGAGCAAGCCATCTCTGAGTGGTATTCCATTGCTGGTGCTGGGAAACAAAATTGACAAGCCTGATTCCCTGTCCAAACAGGCTTTGACTGACCAGAT GGGATTGAAATCAATAACTGATAGAGAAGTGTGCTGCTATATGATCTCGTGCAAGAATTCCACCAATATTGACTCAGTCATTGATTGGCTTGTTAAGCACTCGAAATCAAAGAGCTAA